In Drosophila simulans strain w501 chromosome X, Prin_Dsim_3.1, whole genome shotgun sequence, one DNA window encodes the following:
- the LOC6726472 gene encoding high affinity cationic amino acid transporter 1 isoform X2: MKPSDLLLVLEKVKFRVPLPPGVSSTTLLPKLIRTKDVKQLQDGNAQPQKPKLTKCLNTLDLTSLGIGSCCGTGMYLVAGMVAQKIAGPGVIISFIIAAIASIFSGACYAEFGVRVPHTSGSAYMYSYVAVGEFVAFIIGWNMILEYLIGTSACACALSSSFDSLTGNAIARTISESIGTIFGKPPDFIAFGITLLMTCVLAMGASKSVIFNHSLNAVNLATWVFVMAAGLFYVDTKTWSEHQGFLPYGWSGVFSGAATCFYAFIGFDIIATTGEEAHNPQKSIPKAIVGSLVVVLIAYVSVSLVLTLVVPYDHINTGAALVQMWSYVSAPKCRAVVAIGATAGLSVAMFGSMFPMPRVIYAMAQDGLIFRQLSQLWHRTNVPGLATIGSGLAAALVALTVRLEILVEMMSIGTLLAYTLVSTCVLVLRYQPHSTSLVELLPAQLRTPVAPGTASDSRSHVTPAEVLEVPGKLTIKRVTRGMSDSDDSFIDDSPEGFLGGRDDQFLVSDRSENKFYGSVHGAPTGPTGQATAFDAMGLNFVTRKIHDYAYLCPGFFPWINPGQATAESGMYVTKLVGIMFGLIFFLDLFAAIGWSGGLAAFIYFILFIGIFVILLIISRQPQNRYALAFLTPGLPFIPTIAITVNIYLIFKLSILTLVRFTVWMSLGFIMYFYYGITHSSLEQASDDLELHVDYSKNVEEKAVWDQQSYNQTHEPVWASKEVKQPSKQRYNYGKTTSSSSSAQGSSRSGQGSAPEKPPGRSTAGSNRPVPPPPIAGQAKGSGSGSGSGPPMERQYTGQFSMFVDEGQFPTWDD, encoded by the exons ACAGAAGCCCAAACTAACG AAATGTCTCAACACGCTGGACCTGACCTCGCTGGGCATCGGATCCTGCTGCGGCACGGGCATGTACCTGGTGGCCGGCATGGTGGCCCAGAAGATAGCCGGACCCGGAGTgattattagttttattataGCCGCCATAGCGAGTATTTTCTCAG GCGCCTGCTATGCAGAGTTTGGCGTTCGTGTGCCACACACATCCGGCTCGGCctatatgtattcatatgtGGCGGTTGGAGAATTCGTAGCTTTTATAATTGGTTGGAATATGATATTGGAATATCTAATAG GAACAAGTGCCTGTGCCTGTGCGTTAAGTTCTAGTTTCGATTCCCTGACCGGCAATGCCATTGCGCGAACGATAAGCGAGTCCATCGGCACGATATTCG GCAAACCACCGGACTTTATTGCCTTCGGCATCACGCTGCTCATGACCTGCGTCCTGGCGATGGGTGCCAGCAAGTCGGTCATCTTCAACCACTCACTCAACGCCGTCAACCTGGCCACGTGGGTCTTCGTAATGGCCGCCGGGCTGTTCTACGTGGACACGAAGACGTGGTCCGAGCACCAGGGGTTCCTGCCCTACGGCTGGAGTGGT GTGTTTTCCGGTGCTGCAACCTGCTTCTACGCCTTTATCGGTTTCGACATCATCGCGACCACCGGCGAGGAGGCACACAATCCGCAGAAGAGTATACCGAAGGCGATCGTTGGTTCCCTGGTCGTCGTGCTAATCGCCTATGTTAGCGTTAGTCTAGTCCTAACTTTAGTGG TTCCCTACGACCACATCAACACGGGAGCGGCGCTGGTCCAGATGTGGTCGTACGTGAGTGCCCCGAAGTGCCGGGCGGTGGTGGCCATCGGAGCTACCGCAGGTCTTTCGGTGGCCATGTTTGGCTCCATGTTCCCCATGCCACGTGTCATCTATGCGATGGCCCAGGACGGCTTGATATTCAG ACAACTGTCGCAGCTGTGGCACCGCACCAATGTGCCCGGACTGGCGACCATTGGCAGCGGACTGGCCGCCGCCCTGGTGGCGCTCACCGTGCGCCTGGAGATCCTCGTCGAGATGATGTCCATTGGGACGCTGCTGGCCTACACGCTGGTGTCCACCTGCGTCCTGGTGCTGCGCTATCAGCCGCACAGCACTTCGCTGGTGGAGCTGCTCCCAGCCCAGCTGCGCACTCCGGTGGCGCCCGGGACGGCCAGCGATTCCCGATCCCACGTCACGCCCGCCGAGGTGCTGGAGGTGCCTGGCAAGCTGACCATCAAGCGTGTCACGCGCGGCATGTCCGACTCGGACGACTCCTTCATCGACGACAGTCCGGAGGGATTCCTGGGCGGTCGCGACGACCAGTTCCTCGTGTCCGATCGCTCCGAGAACAAGTTCTACGGCAGTGTACATGGCGCACCAACCGGGCCCACTGGCCAGGCGACCGCCTTCGATGCCATGGGCCTGAACTTCGTCACCCGGAAGATCCACGACTATGCGTACCTGTGCCCAGGCTTCTTTCCCTGGATCAATCCCGGCCAGGCCACCGCCGAGAGTG GCATGTACGTCACCAAGCTAGTGGGCATCATGTTCGGTCTCATATTCTTCCTGGACCTGTTCGCGGCCATTGGCTGGTCCGGTGGCCTCGCCGccttcatttatttcattttgtttatcgGCATATTTGTGATATTATTGATTATATCGAGGCAGCCGCAGAATAG ATATGCGCTGGCCTTCCTCACGCCCGGACTCCCGTTCATTCCGACCATCGCCATCACCGTGAACATCTACCTGATATTCAAGCTGAGCATCCTCACGCTGGTCCGCTTCACCGTGTGGATGTCGCTGGGATTCATCATGTACTTCTATTACGGCATCACGCACAGCAGCCTCGAGCAGGCCAGCGACGACCTGGAGTTGCATGTCGACTAC AGCAAAAACGTCGAGGAGAAGGCCGTGTGGGATCAGCAATCGTACAACCAGACCCACGAACCCGTCTGGGCCAGCAAGGAGGTGAAGCAGCCGTCGA AGCAGCGCTATAACTACGGAAAGACCacgtcgtcctcgtcgtcggcCCAGGGCAGTTCGAGGAGTGGCCAGGGCAGTGCGCCGGAGAAGCCACCTGGCAGGAGCACTGCGGGCTCAAACCGACCTGTTCCACCACCTCCGATCGCCGGCCAGGCGaagggatcgggatcgggatcgggcaGCGGTCCTCCGATGGAACGCCAGTACACTGGCCAGTTCAGCATGTTCGTGGACGAGGGCCAGTTCCCCACGTGGGATGACTAA
- the LOC6726472 gene encoding high affinity cationic amino acid transporter 1 isoform X1: MKPSDLLLVLEKVKFRVPLPPGVSSTTLLPKLIRTKDVKQLQDGNAQPQKPKLTKCLNTLDLTSLGIGSCCGTGMYLVAGMVAQKIAGPGVIISFIIAAIASIFSGACYAEFGVRVPHTSGSAYMYSYVAVGEFVAFIIGWNMILEYLIGTSACACALSSSFDSLTGNAIARTISESIGTIFGKPPDFIAFGITLLMTCVLAMGASKSVIFNHSLNAVNLATWVFVMAAGLFYVDTKTWSEHQGFLPYGWSGVFSGAATCFYAFIGFDIIATTGEEAHNPQKSIPKAIVGSLVVVLIAYVSVSLVLTLVVPYDHINTGAALVQMWSYVSAPKCRAVVAIGATAGLSVAMFGSMFPMPRVIYAMAQDGLIFRQLSQLWHRTNVPGLATIGSGLAAALVALTVRLEILVEMMSIGTLLAYTLVSTCVLVLRYQPHSTSLVELLPAQLRTPVAPGTASDSRSHVTPAEVLEVPGKLTIKRVTRGMSDSDDSFIDDSPEGFLGGRDDQFLVSDRSENKFYGSVHGAPTGPTGQATAFDAMGLNFVTRKIHDYAYLCPGFFPWINPGQATAESGMYVTKLVGIMFGLIFFLDLFAAIGWSGGLAAFIYFILFIGIFVILLIISRQPQNRYALAFLTPGLPFIPTIAITVNIYLIFKLSILTLVRFTVWMSLGFIMYFYYGITHSSLEQASDDLELHVDYSKNVEEKAVWDQQSYNQTHEPVWASKEVKQPSTEQRYNYGKTTSSSSSAQGSSRSGQGSAPEKPPGRSTAGSNRPVPPPPIAGQAKGSGSGSGSGPPMERQYTGQFSMFVDEGQFPTWDD; encoded by the exons ACAGAAGCCCAAACTAACG AAATGTCTCAACACGCTGGACCTGACCTCGCTGGGCATCGGATCCTGCTGCGGCACGGGCATGTACCTGGTGGCCGGCATGGTGGCCCAGAAGATAGCCGGACCCGGAGTgattattagttttattataGCCGCCATAGCGAGTATTTTCTCAG GCGCCTGCTATGCAGAGTTTGGCGTTCGTGTGCCACACACATCCGGCTCGGCctatatgtattcatatgtGGCGGTTGGAGAATTCGTAGCTTTTATAATTGGTTGGAATATGATATTGGAATATCTAATAG GAACAAGTGCCTGTGCCTGTGCGTTAAGTTCTAGTTTCGATTCCCTGACCGGCAATGCCATTGCGCGAACGATAAGCGAGTCCATCGGCACGATATTCG GCAAACCACCGGACTTTATTGCCTTCGGCATCACGCTGCTCATGACCTGCGTCCTGGCGATGGGTGCCAGCAAGTCGGTCATCTTCAACCACTCACTCAACGCCGTCAACCTGGCCACGTGGGTCTTCGTAATGGCCGCCGGGCTGTTCTACGTGGACACGAAGACGTGGTCCGAGCACCAGGGGTTCCTGCCCTACGGCTGGAGTGGT GTGTTTTCCGGTGCTGCAACCTGCTTCTACGCCTTTATCGGTTTCGACATCATCGCGACCACCGGCGAGGAGGCACACAATCCGCAGAAGAGTATACCGAAGGCGATCGTTGGTTCCCTGGTCGTCGTGCTAATCGCCTATGTTAGCGTTAGTCTAGTCCTAACTTTAGTGG TTCCCTACGACCACATCAACACGGGAGCGGCGCTGGTCCAGATGTGGTCGTACGTGAGTGCCCCGAAGTGCCGGGCGGTGGTGGCCATCGGAGCTACCGCAGGTCTTTCGGTGGCCATGTTTGGCTCCATGTTCCCCATGCCACGTGTCATCTATGCGATGGCCCAGGACGGCTTGATATTCAG ACAACTGTCGCAGCTGTGGCACCGCACCAATGTGCCCGGACTGGCGACCATTGGCAGCGGACTGGCCGCCGCCCTGGTGGCGCTCACCGTGCGCCTGGAGATCCTCGTCGAGATGATGTCCATTGGGACGCTGCTGGCCTACACGCTGGTGTCCACCTGCGTCCTGGTGCTGCGCTATCAGCCGCACAGCACTTCGCTGGTGGAGCTGCTCCCAGCCCAGCTGCGCACTCCGGTGGCGCCCGGGACGGCCAGCGATTCCCGATCCCACGTCACGCCCGCCGAGGTGCTGGAGGTGCCTGGCAAGCTGACCATCAAGCGTGTCACGCGCGGCATGTCCGACTCGGACGACTCCTTCATCGACGACAGTCCGGAGGGATTCCTGGGCGGTCGCGACGACCAGTTCCTCGTGTCCGATCGCTCCGAGAACAAGTTCTACGGCAGTGTACATGGCGCACCAACCGGGCCCACTGGCCAGGCGACCGCCTTCGATGCCATGGGCCTGAACTTCGTCACCCGGAAGATCCACGACTATGCGTACCTGTGCCCAGGCTTCTTTCCCTGGATCAATCCCGGCCAGGCCACCGCCGAGAGTG GCATGTACGTCACCAAGCTAGTGGGCATCATGTTCGGTCTCATATTCTTCCTGGACCTGTTCGCGGCCATTGGCTGGTCCGGTGGCCTCGCCGccttcatttatttcattttgtttatcgGCATATTTGTGATATTATTGATTATATCGAGGCAGCCGCAGAATAG ATATGCGCTGGCCTTCCTCACGCCCGGACTCCCGTTCATTCCGACCATCGCCATCACCGTGAACATCTACCTGATATTCAAGCTGAGCATCCTCACGCTGGTCCGCTTCACCGTGTGGATGTCGCTGGGATTCATCATGTACTTCTATTACGGCATCACGCACAGCAGCCTCGAGCAGGCCAGCGACGACCTGGAGTTGCATGTCGACTAC AGCAAAAACGTCGAGGAGAAGGCCGTGTGGGATCAGCAATCGTACAACCAGACCCACGAACCCGTCTGGGCCAGCAAGGAGGTGAAGCAGCCGTCGA CAGAGCAGCGCTATAACTACGGAAAGACCacgtcgtcctcgtcgtcggcCCAGGGCAGTTCGAGGAGTGGCCAGGGCAGTGCGCCGGAGAAGCCACCTGGCAGGAGCACTGCGGGCTCAAACCGACCTGTTCCACCACCTCCGATCGCCGGCCAGGCGaagggatcgggatcgggatcgggcaGCGGTCCTCCGATGGAACGCCAGTACACTGGCCAGTTCAGCATGTTCGTGGACGAGGGCCAGTTCCCCACGTGGGATGACTAA
- the LOC27207490 gene encoding AP-1 complex subunit beta-1 codes for MTDSKYFTTTKKGEIFELKSELNNDKKEKKKEAVKKVIASMTVGKDVSALFPDVVNCMQTDNLELKKLVYLYLMNYAKSQPDMAIMAVNTFVKDCEDSNPLIRALAVRTMGCIRVDKITEYLCEPLRKCLKDEDPYVRKTAAVCVAKLYDISATMVEDQGFLDQLKDLLSDSNPMVVANAVAALSEINEASQSGQPLVEMNSVTINKLLTALNECTEWGQVFILDSLANYSPKDEREAQSICERITPRLAHANAAVVLSAVKVLMKLLEMLSSDSDFCATLTKKLAPPLVTLLSSEPEVQYVALRNINLIVQKRPDILKHEMKVFFVKYNDPIYVKLEKLDIMIRLANQSNIAQVLSELKEYATEVDVDFVRKAVRAIGRCAIKVEPSAERCVSTLLDLIQTKVNYVVQEAIVVIKDIFRKYPNKYESIISTLCENLDTLDEPEARASMVWIIGEYAERIDNADELLDSFLEGFQDENAQVQLQLLTAVVKLFLKRPSDTQELVQHVLSLATQDSDNPDLRDRGFIYWRLLSTDPAAAKEVVLADKPLISEETDLLEPTLLDELICHISSLASVYHKPPTAFVEGRGAGVRKSLPNRAAGSVAGAEQAENAAGSEAMVIPNQESLIGDLLSMDINAPAMPSAPAATSNVDLLGGGLDILLGGPPAEAAPGGATSLLGDIFGLGGAALSVGVQIPKVTWLPAEKGKGLEIQGTFSRRNGEVFMDMTLTNKAMQPMTNFAIQLNKNSFGLVPASPMQAAPLPPNQSIEVSMALGTNGPIQRMEPLNNLQVAVKNNIDIFYFACLVHGNVLFAEDGQLDKRVFLNTWKEIPAANELQYSLSGVIGTTDGIASKMTTNNIFTIAKRNVEGQDMLYQSLKLTNNIWVLLELKLQPGNPEATLSLKSRSVEVANIIFAAYEAIIRSP; via the exons aTGACTGATTCCAAGTACTTCACCACCACCAAGAAGGGCGAGATCTTCGAGCTCAAGTCGGAGCTCAATAACGacaagaaggagaagaagaaggaggCGGTGAAGAAGGTGATCGCCAGCATGACCGTGGGCAAAGACGTGTCCGCCCTCTTCCCGGACGTAGTCAACTGCATGCAGACGGACAACCTCGAGCTGAAGAAGCTGGTCTACCTTTATCTGATGAACTACGCCAAATCGCAGCCGGACATGGCCATCATGGCGGTGAATACGTTCGTGAAGGACTGCGAGGACTCCAATCCGCTGATCCGAGCGCTGGCCGTGCGCACCATGGGCTGCATTCGGGTGGACAAGATCACCGAGTACCTGTGCGAGCCGCTGCGCAAGTGCCTAAAGGACGAGGATCCGTATGTGCGCAAGACGGCCGCCGTGTGCGTAGCCAAGCTGTACGACATTTCGGCCACAATGGTGGAGGACCAAGGCTTCCTGGATCAGCTGAAGGATCTGCTATCCGACTCGAATCCCATGGTAGTGGCCAATGCGGTGGCCGCTCTGAGCGAGATTAACGAAGCCAGTCAGTCCGGTCAGCCCCTCGTGGAGATGAACTCGGTCACCATTAATAAGCTGCTGACGGCGCTCAACGAGTGCACCGAGTGGGGTCAGGTCTTTATCCTGGACTCGCTGGCCAACTACAGCCCGAAGGATGAGCGCGAGGCGCAGTCCATCTGCGAGCGAATCACTCCGCGTCTGGCTCACGCCAACGCCGCCGTCGTTCTGAGCGCCGTCAAGGTGCTGATGAAGTTGCTCGAGATGTTGTCCAGCGACAGCGACTTTTGCGCCACACTCACCAAGAAGCTGGCTCCGCCATTGGTCACGTTGCTCTCCTCAGAGCCGGAGGTGCAGTATGTGGCCCTGCGCAACATCAATCTGATTGTCCAGAAGCGACCAGACATTCTCAAGCACGAAATGAAGGTGTTCTTCGTGAAATACAACGATCCCATCTACGTGAAACTGGAGAAGCTAGACATCATGATCCGCCTGGCCAACCAGAGCAACATCGCCCAGGTGCTTAGCGAGCTGAAGGAGTATGCCACCGAGGTGGACGTGGACTTTGTGCGCAAGGCAGTCCGCGCCATCGGGCGATGCGCCATTAAGGTGGAGCCTTCTGCCGAACGCTGCGTGTCCACGCTGCTTGATCTCATCCAGACCAAGGTCAACTACGTGGTGCAGGAGGCCATTGTGGTCATCAAGGACATCTTCCGCAAGTACCCCAACAAGTACGAGAGCATTATTAGCACGCTGTGCGAGAACCTGGACACTCTGGACGAGCCGGAGGCGCGAGCATCGATGGTTTGGATCATTGGCGAGTACGCAGAGCGCATTGACAACGCTGACGAGCTGCTTGACAGCTTCCTTGAAGGATTCCAG GATGAAAATGCACAggtgcagttgcagctgctgacGGCCGTGGTTAAGTTGTTCCTCAAGCGCCCGTCGGACACCCAGGAGCTGGTGCAGCACGTACTATCGTTGGCTACCCAGGATTCGGACAACCCCGATCTGCGTGACCGTGGCTTCATCTACTGGCGTCTCCTGTCCACGGACCCGGCCGCCGCCAAGGAGGTGGTGCTGGCCGACAAGCCACTCATCTCAGAGGAGACCGACCTTTTGGAGCCGACGCTGCTGGACGAGCTCATCTGCCACATTAGCTCGCTGGCCAGCGTCTATCATAAGCCTCCCACCGCGTTCGTGGAGGGTCGCGGAGCCGGTGTGCGCAAGTCGCTCCCCAACCGAGCCGCTGGATCTGTAGCTGGTGCAGAGCAAGCAGAAAACGCAGCCGGCTCCGAGGCAATGGTCATTCCCAACCAGGAGTCGCTCATTGGCGATCTGCTCTCCATGGATATCAACGCACCCGCCATGCCATCTGCTCCGGCAGCCACCAGCAATGTGGACCTTCTGGGCGGCGGTCTTGACATACTCCTCGGTGGCCCGCCAGCAGAGGCGGCTCCCGGCGGTGCCACCAGCCTGCTAGGCGACATTTTCGGACTGGGCGGAGCAGCGCTATCGGTGGGTGTTCAGATTCCCAAGGTCACATGGCTGCCGGCGGAGAAGGGCAAGGGACTCGAAATACAAGGAACGTTCTCACGCCGCAACGGCGAAGTGTTCATGGACATGACTCTGACCAACAAAGCCATGCAGCCGATGACTAACTTCGCCATCCAACTGAACAAGAACAGCTTCGGCCTGGTGCCCGCGTCGCCCATGCAGGCTGCTCCCCTTCCACCCAACCAGTCGATCGAGGTCAGCATGGCCTTGGGCACCAACGGACCCATTCAGCGCATGGAGCCGCTCAACAACTTGCAGGTGGCCGTGAAGAACAACATCGACATCTTCTACTTCGCGTGCCTGGTGCACGGCAACGTGCTGTTCGCCGAGGATGGGCAGTTGGACAAGCGCGTGTTCCTCAACACCTGGAAGGAGATCCCCGCCGCCAACGAACTGCAGTACAGCCTGAGCGGTGTCATTGGCACCACCGACGGCATCGCCTCCAAGATGACCACCAACAACATCTTCACCATTGCCAAGCGTAACGTCGAGGGCCAGGACATGCTCTACCAGTCACTCAAGCTGACCAACAACATTTGggtgctgctggagctgaagctgcagcCGGGCAACCCGGAAGCCACTCTCAGCCTCAAATCGCGCTCCGTGGAGGTGGCCAACATAATCTTCGCCGCCTACGAGGCCATCATCCGTTCGCCATAA
- the LOC27208604 gene encoding transmembrane protein 198, whose translation MRVAADMAYDYGSEDSMSTTHLDWPFLIKGILEGQTCTPTAPEPLAAILWAIFAVFGIVYALLGYRCLRAVGFLSGLLVGANGIFILQDFQITFLGKPADSALAIVAGLLGAVLGSTYPVASVLISAFAGALLSGAAMAVCVATFPDNEFGYREIYVAVVGGAVICSVLTLCCVKYVTILTSSIVGTAMILSAIDFFTHGLETINWIIGMRPHPSPPPCYGGLLIAAWPVTIVLSIMVQCFITAWRVDHRKRVYMRHHNHPGHAHGAHLPHSQQQAGPNHAPAPVRRSQSRNRETREEARQRKFRYLYQVRTARGDIISQNFVSALQKRIQLSGTETPSERSIKSSSNERNTFRSDRTHFTTIHDPDSELCDKIEIVRDIG comes from the exons ATGAGGGTGGCGGCGGACATGGCGTACGACTACGGCAGCGAGGACTCCATGAGCACCACCCACCTGGACTGGCCCTTCCTCATCAAG GGCATCCTGGAGGGCCAGACGTGCACGCCCACTGCGCCGGAGCCGCTGGCCGCCATCCTGTGGGCCATCTTCGCCGTGTTCGGCATCGTGTACGCGCTGCTCGGCTACCGATGTCTGCGCGCCGTGGGCTTCCTCAGCGGACTGCTGGTGGGCGCCAACGGGATCTTCATTCTGCAGGACTTCCAGATCACCTTCCTGGGCAAGCCGGCGGACTCGGCGCTGGCCATTGTGGCGGGCTTGCTGGGCGCGGTGCTCGGCTCCACATATCCGGTGGCCTCTGTCCTCATTAGCGCCTTCGCCGGCGCCCTGCTCTCCGGCGCCGCCATGGCCGTCTGCGTGGCCACCTTTCCGGACAACGAGTTCGGG TACCGCGAGATCTATGTGGCCGTGGTGGGTGGAGCCGTCATCTGCTCCGTGCTGACCTTGTGCTGCGTGAAGTACGTGACCATTCTCACCTCCAGCATTGTGGGCACGGCCATGATCCTCAGCGCCATCGACTTCTTCACGCACGGCCTGGAGACCATCAATTGG ATAATCGGCATGCGACCGCATCCCTCGCCGCCACCTTGCTACGGTGGCCTCCTGATCGCCGCCTGGCCCGTCACCATCGTGCTCAGCATCATGGTGCAGTGCTTCATTACCGCCTGGCGTGTGGATCACCGCAAGCGGGTGTACATGCGGCATCACAACCatcccggccacgcccacggcgCCCATCTGCCGCAcagccagcagcaggcggGACCCAACCACGCCCCCGCTCCCGTCCGGCGATCCCAATCCCGCAACCGGGAGACGCGCGAGGAGGCCAGGCAGCGCAAGTTCCGCTATCTGTACCAGGTGCGCACGGCCCGTGGTGACATCATATCGCAG AACTTCGTGTCGGCTCTGCAGAAGCGCATCCAGCTGAGCGGCACGGAGACGCCGTCGGAGAGATCGATCAAGAGCAGCTCGAACGAGCGGAACACGTTCCGGAGCGACCGCACGCACTTCACCACCATCCACGATCCGGACTCGGAGCTGTGCGACAAGATCGAGATCGTCCGTGACATTGGATAA
- the LOC27206334 gene encoding cytochrome c oxidase subunit 6B1 isoform X2, with protein MSAYKLETAPFDPRFPNQNVTRYCYQSYIDFHRCQKKRGEDFAPCNYFQKVYKSMCPNAWVEKWDDQRESGTFPGRI; from the coding sequence atgtccGCCTACAAGCTGGAGACCGCCCCGTTCGACCCACGGTTCCCTAACCAGAACGTGACCCGCTACTGCTACCAGTCGTACATCGACTTCCACCGCTGCCAGAAGAAGCGTGGCGAGGACTTCGCGCCCTGCAACTACTTCCAGAAGGTCTACAAGTCGATGTGCCCCAACGCCTGGGTGGAGAAGTGGGACGACCAGCGCGAGAGCGGCACATTCCCCGGCCGCATCTAA
- the LOC27206334 gene encoding cytochrome c oxidase subunit 6B1 isoform X1, whose protein sequence is MQFFMSKNKSSDKSSDSSNMSAYKLETAPFDPRFPNQNVTRYCYQSYIDFHRCQKKRGEDFAPCNYFQKVYKSMCPNAWVEKWDDQRESGTFPGRI, encoded by the coding sequence ATGCAATTTTTCAtgtccaaaaacaaaagcagcgacAAATCGTcagacagcagcaacatgtccGCCTACAAGCTGGAGACCGCCCCGTTCGACCCACGGTTCCCTAACCAGAACGTGACCCGCTACTGCTACCAGTCGTACATCGACTTCCACCGCTGCCAGAAGAAGCGTGGCGAGGACTTCGCGCCCTGCAACTACTTCCAGAAGGTCTACAAGTCGATGTGCCCCAACGCCTGGGTGGAGAAGTGGGACGACCAGCGCGAGAGCGGCACATTCCCCGGCCGCATCTAA
- the LOC27207981 gene encoding arginine/serine-rich coiled-coil protein 2: MSAARLPYYQRDQEDGHQRRAARGHQRGYYERGSFSGSSRREHSRYSRSRSRSRSRSHSAERFGQRRRHQKRQSSRYHRDRDSRDRSRDRSRDRSRDRSRDRERDRDRDHSRRSSHYRRSESPSSSDFGHGSNNSRRGQHASSSSKSELSAVQKAAVAAAAATNQVQLAGKSSGASAVGAYYNLDTDEPFDKERIHREMEQKLREALAREGKVYPPPKPEPPSHPVFANDGSFMELFKKMQEGQKQQATSQLVPPAVKEVMQQQLVPPETASTGPALPAIAVGAASSAAAPYIAAAAAGKLAPPPPIVGRRRGGKVLKTGVVAKVKTPNESDVDPKDFWSLYLAEVNKYKSNACDTDNGKRPLVK; the protein is encoded by the coding sequence ATGTCGGCGGCCCGCCTGCCCTACTATCAGCGGGATCAGGAGGACGGCCACCAGCGGCGCGCCGCACGCGGCCATCAGCGCGGCTACTACGAGCGTGGCTCATTTTCCGGATCCTCCAGACGAGAGCACAGTCGCTACAGTCGCAGCCGTTCGCGTTCCCGCAGTCGCAGCCACTCCGCCGAACGCTTTGGCCAGCGTCGCCGCCACCAGAAGCGGCAGTCATCCCGTTACCATAGAGACCGCGACTCCAGAGATCGTTCCAGAGATCGTTCCAGAGATCGCTCCAGAGATCGCTCTAGGGATCGAGAACGTGATCGCGATAGGGACCACTCAAGGCGCTCTAGCCACTATCGACGCTCGGAATCACCGTCCTCTTCTGACTTTGGCCATGGATCCAACAACAGCCGAAGAGGCCAACATGCATCGTCATCCAGTAAATCGGAGCTAAGCGCCGTACAGAAAGCAGCtgttgcagcagctgccgccacAAATCAGGTCCAGTTGGCTGGCAAGAGCAGTGGCGCGTCCGCGGTGGGCGCCTACTACAACCTGGACACCGACGAGCCCTTTGACAAGGAGCGCATCCACCGCGAGATGGAGCAGAAGCTGCGCGAAGCACTGGCCAGGGAGGGCAAAGTGTATCCGCCGCCAAAGCCGGAGCCACCATCGCATCCTGTCTTCGCCAACGACGGCTCGTTCATGGAGCTGTTTAAGAAGATGCAGgagggccaaaagcaacaagcGACCAGCCAGTTAGTGCCGCCAGCGGTCAAGGAAGtcatgcagcagcagttggTCCCGCCGGAGACGGCCTCCACAGGGCCTGCACTGCCGGCCATTGCAGTGGGAGCTGCCAGCAGTGCTGCGGCGCCGTACATTGCTGCCGCGGCGGCCGGCAAGCTGGCGCCGCCGCCACCCATCGTGGGACGACGTCGCGGCGGAAAGGTCCTCAAAACTGGCGTAGTGGCCAAGGTGAAGACGCCCAATGAGAGCGACGTGGACCCGAAGGACTTCTGGTCGTTGTACCTGGCCGAGGTCAACAAGTACAAGAGCAACGCCTGCGATACGGACAACGGCAAGCGGCCGCTGGTCAAGTAG
- the LOC27207586 gene encoding ribonuclease P protein subunit p20, whose protein sequence is MMGSNHPEHGTKPRSTKHHKQQNHRVVRKQPPRPAVSDRHNIYITSKTDFKAQQRRCEELINSGVHEIFLHCMGFSVTRGLNIALRLVQNSEGALSYAINTSTVQLVDELHPLCDAEDITFRQRNNSALHIKISNNSLFDIVVPQPSQSQTQAQSLGQFRGKAKARQ, encoded by the exons ATGATGGGAAGCAATCATCCCGAGCACGGGACCAAGCCGAGATCCACCAAACACCACAAACAACAGAACCACCGAGTGGTGCGCAAGCAGCCGCCGCGCCCCGCAGTCAGCGACCGCCACAACATCTACATCACCAGCAAGACAGACTTCAAG GCCCAGCAGCGCCGCTGCGAGGAGCTGATCAACTCCGGGGTCCACGAGATCTTTCTGCATTGCATGGGCTTCTCCGTCACCCGCGGCCTCAATATCGCCCTGCGCCTCGTCCAGAATTCTGAAGGCGCCCTCAGCTACGCCATCAACACCTCCACCGTTCAGTTGGTGGACGAACTGCACCCTCTGTGCGATGCCGAGGACATAACCTTCCGCCAGCGCAACAACTCGGCCCTGCACATCAAGATCTCCAATAACAGTCTCTTCGACATCGTCGTGCCGCAACCGTCGCAGTCCCAGACGCAAGCCCAGTCCCTGGGCCAGTTCCGAGGCAAGGCGAAGGCCAGGCAGTAG